One region of Bacteroidota bacterium genomic DNA includes:
- a CDS encoding metal-dependent transcriptional regulator — protein sequence MHSLSEENYLKAIYKLLEKGDKKISTTAIAALVETAPASVTDMLKKLAEKKLIRYEKYQGVALSTSGRKVAVNIIRKHRLWELFLVEKLGFSWDEVHEIAEQLEHIKSEALITKLDHYLGYPKYDPHGDPIPDDQGIFHVQNTIPLSAAEMDKPVIITGVIDHRPVFLRFMEKEGYSLGKKIIIRQKLEIDQSMSLLLSGNKKIKHISHEVARNILVLPVK from the coding sequence ATGCATTCCCTCTCTGAAGAAAATTATTTAAAAGCGATTTACAAGCTTCTTGAAAAAGGAGATAAGAAAATCAGTACTACAGCGATCGCGGCATTGGTAGAGACGGCTCCTGCTTCGGTCACCGATATGTTGAAAAAGCTCGCCGAGAAAAAACTGATTCGTTATGAAAAGTACCAGGGTGTCGCCCTGAGTACATCCGGCCGGAAAGTAGCAGTCAACATTATCCGTAAGCATCGTTTATGGGAATTATTCCTGGTGGAAAAACTGGGCTTCTCCTGGGATGAAGTGCATGAAATAGCCGAACAGTTGGAACACATAAAATCTGAAGCTCTGATCACAAAACTGGATCATTATCTCGGTTACCCTAAATATGACCCCCACGGTGATCCGATACCGGACGACCAGGGAATTTTTCACGTGCAAAATACCATACCATTAAGTGCCGCTGAGATGGACAAGCCAGTCATAATAACCGGTGTCATTGATCACCGCCCGGTTTTTCTTCGCTTTATGGAAAAGGAAGGATATTCTCTCGGAAAAAAAATTATCATCAGGCAAAAACTGGAAATAGATCAATCGATGAGTTTGCTTCTTTCAGGAAACAAGAAAATTAAGCACATCAGTCATGAAGTAGCCAGAAACATCCTGGTTCTGCCTGTTAAATAA
- a CDS encoding SusD/RagB family nutrient-binding outer membrane lipoprotein → MKRFHIKTRTIVALFAIASLASCKKDYLDVNDNPNLPSDVPVNIILPSAQASLAYNYGGDIGRFNAILAQNATGVGRQFIGYNNYVFTEEDFNNLWNNMYAGNMDDLNKIMLKANETPGAYDVYNGVAKILMAYSLNAMTDIFGNVPYTDAFKGNSELNPVYNSQQEIYETIIPQLLSTAITDLDNGADDFIVPGSDDRMYGGNTDQWKALANGLLARLAIHTTKLNATAAAQAALDAINAGGLTGSADDAQFSFGTNYQNPWYQYIDQRADISYSPIDYYYGVSCYIIDEMIANDDPRYGAVIDTGGAYYAPGFPSALYMADNAPVFFFTYFEQKFIEAEAKLRLGDDAGAETALHEAVTANMEKLGVAPADDATYQTAHVVWTGTTADKLNLIMTQKYFANYLQPESWTDWRRTGYPDLQPSSGATSAIPRRYIYPTNERLYNPNSSNQSSTMLTPRMWWDN, encoded by the coding sequence ATGAAAAGATTCCATATAAAAACCCGAACAATAGTAGCCTTGTTTGCTATTGCTTCTTTAGCTTCCTGTAAAAAGGATTACCTTGATGTGAATGATAATCCGAACCTTCCCAGTGATGTTCCGGTAAATATCATTCTTCCATCGGCCCAGGCTTCACTTGCTTATAATTACGGTGGGGACATTGGTCGTTTCAATGCCATTCTTGCTCAAAACGCCACAGGTGTTGGCCGCCAGTTTATTGGTTATAATAATTATGTATTCACAGAGGAAGATTTCAACAATCTCTGGAATAACATGTATGCCGGTAACATGGATGATTTGAACAAAATCATGCTGAAAGCCAACGAAACCCCAGGTGCGTACGATGTGTACAATGGTGTTGCTAAAATCCTGATGGCCTATTCACTGAATGCTATGACAGACATATTCGGAAATGTTCCTTACACTGATGCATTCAAAGGAAACTCAGAGCTGAACCCTGTCTATAATTCACAGCAGGAAATCTATGAAACGATCATTCCGCAATTATTGAGTACAGCAATCACTGACCTTGATAATGGCGCAGATGATTTTATCGTTCCTGGTAGCGATGACAGAATGTATGGTGGAAATACAGACCAATGGAAGGCTCTTGCGAATGGTCTATTGGCTCGTCTTGCCATTCACACTACCAAATTAAATGCAACTGCTGCTGCACAAGCTGCATTGGATGCAATTAATGCCGGTGGTTTAACAGGCTCAGCTGATGACGCACAATTTTCTTTTGGTACCAATTACCAGAATCCATGGTATCAGTACATTGATCAACGTGCGGACATCTCCTACTCACCTATTGATTATTACTATGGTGTAAGCTGTTACATCATTGATGAAATGATCGCCAATGATGACCCGCGTTATGGAGCTGTCATTGATACAGGTGGCGCATATTATGCTCCAGGTTTCCCTTCAGCTTTATACATGGCTGACAATGCTCCGGTATTCTTCTTCACCTATTTCGAACAAAAGTTCATCGAAGCAGAAGCCAAACTTCGTTTGGGTGATGACGCAGGTGCGGAAACAGCATTGCATGAAGCTGTAACTGCAAATATGGAAAAGCTTGGAGTTGCTCCGGCTGATGACGCTACCTATCAAACTGCTCACGTTGTTTGGACAGGCACTACGGCTGACAAACTCAACCTGATCATGACACAGAAATACTTTGCAAATTATCTGCAACCTGAATCATGGACTGACTGGCGCCGTACAGGATATCCTGACCTTCAACCTTCATCAGGAGCTACTAGTGCAATCCCACGTCGTTATATTTACCCAACTAACGAAAGATTGTACAACCCGAATTCCTCAAACCAATCAAGCACTATGTTGACACCGCGTATGTGGTGGGATAACTAA
- a CDS encoding sugar transferase, which translates to MNKRTQTLLFVFADWLSAVLAWGIFYVYRKLIIESQKFGYDVFALDKKFYIGILLIPVCWVFIYAITGAYTNVYRKSRLKELGQTLYLSVIGVLIIFFSLLLDDTVISYKSYYHTFFTLLTLHFTITATFRFILSTTVVHKIHKRQIGFNTVMIGSNTNAVNLLKQMDSELQSEGNKFIGFVHVDGNNDHLLSAHLPNLGDIRTLRSIIQKHKVEEAIIALESSEHENIGKVINELEDLPVIIKIIPDMYDILSGSVKMNAIFGAPLIEISPDLMPVWQQSMKRFLDIMISLIVMIFFSPLYIFTAIGVLFSSRGPLFYSHERIGLHGKPFKIYKFRSMFADAEKFGPQLSSTEDKRITKFGKWMRKIRLDEIPQFYNVLKGDMSIVGPRPERQFFIDKIMVQAPHYRHLQKVRPGITSWGQVKFGYAENVDQMVERLKYDLIYIENMSLAVDFKIMIYTLLIILKHKGK; encoded by the coding sequence ATGAATAAACGTACGCAAACGCTCCTTTTTGTTTTTGCAGACTGGCTATCCGCTGTTCTTGCCTGGGGTATATTTTATGTGTACAGGAAATTGATCATCGAGTCACAGAAATTTGGATATGATGTTTTTGCTCTGGATAAAAAATTCTATATAGGCATACTGCTGATTCCTGTTTGTTGGGTATTCATCTACGCGATTACGGGTGCTTATACAAATGTATACAGGAAAAGCCGGCTGAAGGAATTAGGACAAACCTTGTATCTTTCCGTCATTGGAGTGCTCATCATATTCTTTTCTCTCTTGTTGGATGATACAGTTATCTCTTACAAATCCTATTACCATACTTTTTTTACTCTACTCACTCTTCATTTCACGATTACGGCGACTTTCCGATTTATACTTTCAACGACAGTAGTTCATAAAATTCATAAAAGACAAATCGGATTCAATACTGTGATGATTGGCAGCAATACGAATGCCGTGAATTTGCTGAAGCAGATGGATTCGGAACTGCAATCGGAAGGAAATAAATTTATCGGTTTTGTGCACGTTGACGGAAACAACGATCATTTGCTGTCTGCTCACCTTCCCAACCTTGGTGATATCCGTACGCTTCGCAGCATCATTCAGAAGCACAAAGTCGAGGAAGCCATCATTGCCCTGGAATCATCGGAACACGAGAATATAGGAAAGGTCATTAACGAACTGGAAGACTTACCTGTGATTATCAAAATCATTCCGGATATGTATGATATCCTTTCAGGATCCGTAAAAATGAACGCGATTTTCGGTGCTCCTTTGATTGAGATTTCTCCTGATCTGATGCCGGTTTGGCAACAATCCATGAAGCGCTTTCTGGACATCATGATCTCTCTCATTGTAATGATCTTCTTTTCTCCGCTCTATATTTTTACTGCCATCGGCGTTTTATTCTCCTCCAGGGGACCACTCTTCTATAGCCATGAGCGAATTGGCTTGCACGGAAAACCATTTAAGATCTACAAATTCAGATCCATGTTTGCTGACGCGGAAAAATTCGGCCCCCAGCTTTCCAGCACAGAAGATAAACGGATAACCAAATTCGGAAAATGGATGCGCAAGATCCGTCTGGATGAAATACCACAATTCTACAATGTACTGAAGGGAGACATGTCCATCGTCGGACCGAGACCTGAGCGTCAGTTTTTTATTGATAAGATCATGGTACAGGCTCCGCATTATCGCCATTTACAAAAAGTAAGACCCGGAATTACCAGCTGGGGTCAGGTTAAATTCGGATACGCGGAGAATGTTGATCAAATGGTTGAACGGTTAAAATACGATCTGATCTACATTGAAAACATGTCACTTGCTGTAGATTTTAAGATCATGATTTATACACTACTCATTATTTTAAAACACAAAGGAAAATAA
- a CDS encoding protein-L-isoaspartate(D-aspartate) O-methyltransferase yields the protein MKYEDNFKHQGMRKQLIDSIKSKGIDDERVLEAMMKVPRHYFLEKAFLNQAYTDQAFKIGAGQTISQPFTVAYQTSLLHLQKGDKVLEIGTGSGYQTCILLEMGAKVFSIERQKELFDKAKEFLPAIGYSPKLFYGDGYKGLPAYAPFDKILVTCGAPFVPEELVKQLKVGGMMVIPVGAGEVQVMTTILKTSETAIEKHELKNFRFVPMLEHKDWGK from the coding sequence ATGAAGTACGAGGACAATTTCAAGCACCAGGGGATGCGTAAACAGTTGATTGACAGCATCAAATCTAAAGGAATTGATGATGAAAGGGTGCTGGAAGCCATGATGAAAGTTCCAAGACACTACTTTTTGGAAAAAGCATTTTTAAACCAGGCTTACACCGACCAGGCATTCAAGATTGGGGCAGGACAAACCATTTCCCAGCCTTTTACTGTTGCTTATCAAACTTCCCTGTTACATCTGCAGAAGGGGGATAAAGTCCTTGAAATAGGCACAGGAAGTGGATATCAGACATGTATTTTGCTGGAGATGGGAGCTAAAGTATTTTCCATTGAAAGACAAAAGGAACTGTTCGACAAAGCCAAAGAATTTTTACCGGCCATAGGCTATTCTCCAAAGCTGTTTTATGGAGATGGTTATAAGGGTTTGCCTGCTTATGCGCCTTTTGATAAAATTCTGGTTACATGCGGAGCCCCTTTTGTTCCTGAAGAACTTGTAAAACAGTTGAAAGTGGGAGGGATGATGGTAATCCCGGTAGGAGCCGGAGAAGTACAGGTAATGACAACGATACTGAAGACATCTGAGACCGCTATTGAAAAACACGAGTTAAAGAATTTTCGTTTTGTTCCAATGTTGGAGCACAAGGACTGGGGAAAATAA
- a CDS encoding Gfo/Idh/MocA family oxidoreductase: protein MLKIGVIGAGHLGKIHLRLLKEIQSVELIGFYDHSPEHSQAVSSELGIRAFSSAEELIDQADAIDIVTPTLAHFEYAVKALRKSKHIFIEKPVTHTVNEGKKLVALVHEAGVKAQVGHVERFNPAFLTARQYLHQPMFIETHRLAEFNPRGTDVSVVHDLMIHDIDIVLSVVRSPVKKISASGVAVVSDTPDIANARIEFDNGCVANLTASRISLKSMRKSRFFQRDAYISVDFLKKKTEVVRLKNVVGEPGPLDITIDLGNNKGSKIIYFDQPKVEESNAIKMELEQFAESILEDKQTPVPIEEGFLALHVAHQVMEKLNSSLNVFA from the coding sequence ATGTTGAAAATAGGGGTCATCGGTGCCGGTCATTTGGGGAAAATTCATCTCCGGTTATTGAAAGAAATTCAGTCCGTAGAATTGATCGGTTTTTATGATCACAGTCCGGAGCATTCTCAAGCTGTTTCCAGTGAGCTCGGTATCCGCGCCTTTTCTTCTGCGGAAGAGCTCATAGATCAGGCGGACGCGATTGATATCGTAACGCCAACCCTCGCCCATTTTGAATATGCAGTTAAGGCGCTAAGGAAATCCAAACATATTTTTATTGAGAAACCAGTTACTCACACAGTCAATGAAGGTAAAAAACTCGTTGCCCTTGTGCATGAAGCCGGAGTCAAAGCTCAAGTGGGTCATGTTGAACGATTCAACCCCGCTTTTCTGACCGCTCGACAATACCTGCATCAACCCATGTTTATTGAAACACACCGACTCGCAGAATTCAATCCGCGTGGCACGGATGTATCGGTGGTGCACGACCTGATGATTCATGATATTGACATCGTCCTGAGTGTGGTTCGGTCACCCGTTAAAAAAATCAGCGCAAGCGGTGTCGCTGTTGTGAGTGACACACCGGACATTGCCAATGCAAGAATTGAATTTGATAACGGTTGTGTAGCGAATCTTACTGCCAGCAGAATTTCGCTGAAGAGCATGCGCAAAAGCCGGTTCTTTCAGCGTGACGCATACATCTCAGTGGATTTTCTGAAGAAAAAAACAGAAGTAGTCCGTTTGAAAAATGTGGTAGGTGAACCAGGCCCTTTGGATATCACCATTGATCTCGGAAACAATAAGGGTTCAAAAATTATTTATTTCGATCAACCAAAAGTCGAAGAATCCAACGCGATTAAAATGGAACTTGAACAATTTGCTGAGTCCATTTTGGAAGACAAACAAACTCCTGTTCCTATTGAAGAAGGATTTCTTGCACTTCATGTTGCTCACCAGGTTATGGAAAAATTGAATTCCTCTTTGAATGTCTTTGCCTGA
- a CDS encoding SusC/RagA family TonB-linked outer membrane protein — MRKTLTLFALLLALVSNKASAQDRTITGKVTSSEDNLTVPGVSVVVAGTTIGTSTDIDGNFKITVPGTAKTLRFSGIGMKTKDVTLGASNVVDVVLDADVMKLDEVVVSAIGIKQEKKAVGYSTQTVNGESLTKAGQTNTLSALSGKVSGLQVTQSAGTPGASVNIRLRGAASITGSNDPLIIVDGVPIDNSHEASGNPDNGDNNYLEAVNNSNRAVDINPDDIESINVLKGPSATALYGINAANGAIVITTKRGAKKVGGGVNVIIGTKLNWSEVNKLPEQQNKFVKGTGGAYRSYENSASGSWGPSVDTTYWNPAAATPFNQYGQMIGATEAASTPGAIKMTPYDNLGDFFRTGFSMENNISVSGGTDASTFRVSFSRLKDEGIVPLSNFNRYTLSLGGASNITSKLSATGSITYSKSGGRRVQQGSNLSGLMLDLLRTPISFDNSGGYSDPEAAGAYILADGTQRNYRGGAGYDNPYWTINQNPFNDDVNRMYGSVQGDYKATSWLSLTYRIGSDFYSDRRKQVFALGSRAVPDGQIFHQDIFYRHINSDLLATISGKLTDDLTGSILVGNNFFSSYKENLFVQGDILNFTNFQNISVASNVLTRESINRYRTRAYYAQGKLSYKDYLFLDLTGRSEASSTLPSDKRTFFYPSASLGWVFTDALNMHNKVLPFGKLRVSYAIVGKDAPIYALKNYYTSGFFADGWTAGISFPLDGLAGYTSDNTLGNPNLKPEKTKSFEIGADLKFLDNRIGLDFTYYSSKSEDQILAVPIAGSTGYQYQIKNAGSMENKGMEIMMYLTPVKTKSFTWDITLNWAQNKNKVVSLADGIKDVFLGGFEGSAIYAVVGEPYGQMYGGRWLRDGNGNIVINEADGLPIQDPTVGVIGDPNPDWTGGITNTFTYKGISLSALIDIKQGGIIWNGTRGALNNFGMTKETETRGETKVFEGVRGYYDTNGNLVITGDANNVPVVLDQSYYQGIGTGFAGPAEQFVEDGSYVKLREISLGYSLDKKWLKKTPFGSIDISLIGRNLWLQTDYKGVDPETSLTGSGNSLGMDYFNMPNTRSYGVSIRVTM; from the coding sequence ATGAGAAAAACACTTACGCTATTCGCGTTGCTGTTGGCTCTTGTTTCAAACAAAGCCTCAGCTCAGGACCGAACCATTACCGGTAAGGTCACATCCTCCGAGGATAATTTGACAGTACCCGGAGTTAGTGTCGTTGTTGCCGGTACCACAATTGGTACATCCACCGACATTGATGGAAATTTTAAAATTACCGTTCCAGGCACGGCGAAAACCCTCCGCTTTTCAGGAATTGGAATGAAAACAAAAGATGTCACACTTGGTGCATCAAACGTAGTAGATGTAGTGCTCGATGCAGATGTAATGAAACTTGATGAAGTAGTTGTTTCTGCGATTGGAATTAAACAGGAAAAGAAGGCTGTAGGTTATTCTACGCAAACTGTGAATGGCGAGAGCCTGACCAAAGCCGGTCAGACCAACACCCTCTCTGCCCTTTCCGGAAAAGTTTCCGGTTTGCAGGTGACTCAATCAGCAGGAACACCGGGTGCGTCAGTAAACATTCGCCTTCGTGGAGCCGCTTCCATTACCGGAAGCAATGATCCATTAATTATTGTAGACGGAGTACCAATTGATAATTCTCATGAAGCATCAGGTAATCCGGATAATGGGGATAACAATTACCTCGAAGCTGTAAACAATTCAAATCGTGCAGTCGATATCAATCCTGACGATATTGAATCTATCAACGTATTGAAAGGACCTTCTGCAACTGCTCTTTATGGTATCAATGCTGCGAATGGAGCTATTGTGATCACTACTAAACGCGGAGCTAAAAAAGTTGGCGGTGGAGTGAATGTGATCATTGGCACAAAACTCAACTGGAGTGAAGTAAACAAACTTCCAGAGCAACAAAATAAATTTGTAAAAGGAACAGGTGGTGCATATCGCAGTTACGAAAATAGCGCATCCGGTAGCTGGGGACCTTCAGTAGATACTACTTATTGGAATCCGGCAGCAGCTACTCCTTTTAACCAATATGGTCAAATGATTGGAGCAACCGAAGCTGCAAGTACTCCGGGAGCAATCAAAATGACTCCTTATGATAACCTTGGCGATTTCTTCCGTACAGGATTTTCAATGGAGAATAATATCTCCGTTTCCGGTGGAACTGATGCAAGTACTTTCAGAGTATCCTTTTCTCGTTTGAAAGATGAAGGTATTGTTCCTCTGTCCAACTTCAACCGTTATACATTGTCTCTTGGTGGTGCAAGTAACATCACTTCCAAACTTTCCGCGACCGGTTCAATTACCTATTCAAAATCAGGTGGACGTCGTGTTCAGCAAGGTTCAAACCTTTCCGGTTTGATGCTTGACTTGTTAAGAACACCTATTTCGTTTGATAACTCAGGTGGTTATAGTGACCCTGAAGCTGCGGGTGCATACATTCTTGCAGATGGAACTCAACGTAATTATCGTGGGGGTGCTGGTTACGACAATCCATATTGGACAATCAACCAAAATCCATTTAATGATGACGTAAACCGTATGTACGGTTCGGTTCAGGGAGATTATAAAGCGACTTCATGGCTTAGCTTAACTTACCGTATTGGATCAGATTTTTATAGCGATAGAAGAAAGCAAGTTTTTGCTTTGGGCTCAAGAGCAGTTCCTGATGGACAAATTTTCCACCAGGATATTTTCTATCGTCACATCAATTCTGACCTCCTTGCAACTATCAGCGGAAAACTTACTGATGATCTTACCGGAAGCATCCTTGTTGGTAACAACTTCTTTAGTAGTTATAAAGAAAATTTATTTGTACAAGGTGACATCCTCAATTTTACGAATTTCCAAAACATCTCTGTTGCATCAAATGTTCTCACTCGTGAAAGTATTAACCGTTACCGCACACGAGCCTATTATGCACAAGGCAAATTATCGTATAAAGATTATCTATTCCTCGATTTGACCGGTCGTTCAGAGGCATCCTCTACACTTCCCAGTGATAAACGTACTTTCTTCTATCCTTCCGCAAGTCTTGGCTGGGTATTTACAGATGCTTTGAATATGCATAACAAAGTTTTACCATTTGGTAAACTGCGTGTATCCTATGCCATTGTTGGTAAAGATGCACCCATTTATGCACTTAAAAATTACTACACATCTGGTTTCTTCGCAGATGGTTGGACTGCAGGTATCTCCTTCCCTCTTGATGGTTTAGCTGGTTACACTTCGGATAATACACTGGGTAATCCAAACCTGAAACCAGAGAAAACCAAATCTTTTGAAATTGGCGCGGATCTCAAATTTCTTGATAACCGAATCGGACTTGACTTTACTTATTACAGCAGTAAATCTGAAGATCAGATCCTTGCGGTTCCTATCGCTGGATCCACTGGTTATCAATACCAGATCAAGAATGCCGGAAGTATGGAAAATAAAGGAATGGAGATCATGATGTACCTCACTCCAGTGAAAACCAAAAGTTTCACATGGGATATCACTTTGAACTGGGCTCAGAATAAAAACAAAGTGGTTTCACTTGCTGATGGAATCAAGGATGTATTCCTGGGTGGTTTCGAAGGTTCGGCAATTTATGCTGTAGTAGGTGAACCTTATGGGCAAATGTATGGTGGTCGTTGGTTACGTGATGGTAATGGAAACATTGTGATCAATGAAGCTGATGGACTTCCTATCCAGGATCCTACAGTTGGTGTAATCGGAGATCCTAATCCGGATTGGACAGGCGGTATCACAAATACCTTTACATACAAAGGAATCAGTTTGTCCGCTTTGATTGACATCAAACAAGGTGGTATCATCTGGAACGGTACCCGCGGTGCTCTGAACAACTTCGGTATGACAAAAGAAACAGAGACACGTGGAGAAACTAAAGTATTTGAAGGTGTTCGTGGTTACTACGATACTAACGGCAACCTTGTGATTACCGGTGATGCTAATAATGTTCCTGTTGTTCTGGATCAGTCTTACTATCAAGGTATCGGAACCGGTTTTGCCGGTCCTGCTGAACAATTCGTTGAGGATGGTTCTTATGTAAAACTCCGTGAAATTTCCTTGGGCTATTCTTTGGATAAAAAATGGCTCAAGAAAACTCCATTCGGAAGCATTGATATTTCACTGATTGGTCGCAATCTTTGGTTGCAAACAGATTACAAAGGTGTAGATCCTGAAACAAGTCTTACCGGTTCCGGTAATAGCCTTGGAATGGACTACTTCAACATGCCAAATACCCGGAGTTACGGTGTTAGCATTCGTGTAACCATGTAA
- the smpB gene encoding SsrA-binding protein SmpB, with amino-acid sequence MDKILIQNKKASFEFLLLQTFTAGIVLTGTEVKAIREGKASLSEAYGILTNGELWLKNMHISEFKQGSYNNHEPKRLRKLLLNRLELRKIESRLKEKGTTIVPIQLYFNERGFAKVDVAVARGKKMFDKREDLKKKDQEREIRKVVR; translated from the coding sequence ATGGATAAAATACTAATACAGAACAAGAAGGCCTCTTTTGAGTTTCTACTGCTTCAGACATTTACTGCCGGCATTGTGCTCACAGGTACTGAAGTTAAGGCCATTCGTGAAGGGAAAGCCAGTTTATCCGAGGCGTATGGAATCCTGACAAACGGAGAACTGTGGTTAAAGAACATGCATATCTCTGAATTTAAGCAAGGCTCCTACAATAATCATGAACCCAAGCGACTCAGAAAACTGCTTTTAAATAGACTTGAACTACGAAAAATCGAATCCAGACTCAAAGAAAAGGGAACAACCATTGTTCCTATCCAACTCTACTTTAATGAGCGGGGATTCGCTAAAGTGGATGTCGCAGTAGCGAGAGGAAAGAAGATGTTTGACAAACGGGAAGATCTGAAAAAGAAGGATCAGGAGAGGGAGATCAGGAAGGTCGTTCGGTAG
- a CDS encoding Nramp family divalent metal transporter, giving the protein MLELKHSNTSLPEVHETVDTSNTGKGWRKILAFLGPAYLISVGYMDPGNWATDIAGGSQFGYSLIWVLLMSNLMAVLLQSLSARLGIVRGRDLAQASRETYSKPVNFALYFLAEIAIAACDLAEVLGMAIGLNLLFHIPLLWGVCITVFDTFLLLFLINFGIRKMEAFIIALIAVIGLAFLAEMILAQPDLGEVVKGFVPTLPNEAALYIAIGIIGATVMPHNLYLHSSLVQTRKFNRSSKDIRKAIRYNIFDSVIALNLAFFVNSAILILAASTFFKNGLYGVAEIQDAHKFLEPLLGTKLAPALFAIALIASGQSSTLTGTLAGQIVMEGYLRLRIAPWMRRLLTRLIAIIPALITIVYFGEQATGKLLILSQVILSLQLGFAVIPLIHFVSEKSKMKEFVIPIYVQIAAWISAIIIVGLNARLVYSQVQDWLESSSNPVIIWITVVPIILMAALLLLYITFRPLFKKSHHEKAKVPHLEAKELILTEPKPYKRIAIAVDFSKMDQLNITNAISQGGKRAHYLLIHIVESAGALMMKQEIQDFEFRSDQKNMEKYVDDLKSKGYDVELKIGYGNPKKAIPDLVNQYNADLLVIGAHGHRGFKDMILGTTVDSVRHRIHVPVLIVREEIPNN; this is encoded by the coding sequence ATGCTCGAATTAAAACATTCAAATACTTCACTCCCGGAAGTACATGAGACTGTTGATACTTCCAATACCGGTAAAGGCTGGAGAAAAATCCTTGCCTTTTTAGGTCCGGCATATCTGATAAGTGTCGGTTATATGGACCCGGGAAACTGGGCAACCGATATTGCCGGTGGTAGCCAGTTTGGTTATTCCCTGATTTGGGTTTTGCTCATGTCTAATCTCATGGCTGTTCTGCTCCAGAGTCTGAGTGCCAGACTGGGAATTGTACGTGGTCGGGATCTGGCACAGGCATCGAGAGAAACCTATTCCAAACCGGTCAATTTCGCTTTGTATTTTCTTGCGGAAATCGCGATAGCTGCTTGTGATCTGGCGGAAGTCTTAGGAATGGCAATCGGGTTGAATTTGCTTTTTCACATTCCCTTGTTGTGGGGCGTTTGTATCACTGTATTTGACACGTTTTTACTCTTGTTCCTGATCAATTTTGGTATTCGCAAAATGGAAGCATTTATCATCGCGTTGATTGCAGTAATTGGCCTGGCATTCCTCGCGGAAATGATTCTTGCACAACCTGATCTCGGTGAAGTTGTAAAGGGTTTTGTGCCAACCCTTCCAAACGAAGCAGCATTATATATAGCGATTGGTATTATTGGCGCTACGGTGATGCCTCATAATTTGTATTTGCATTCATCACTGGTGCAAACCAGAAAGTTCAATCGTTCTTCAAAGGATATCAGGAAGGCCATACGGTACAATATTTTCGATTCTGTCATTGCCCTTAATCTTGCATTTTTTGTAAACTCAGCAATACTTATTTTAGCGGCTTCTACATTTTTCAAGAATGGATTATATGGAGTGGCAGAAATTCAGGACGCCCATAAATTTCTGGAACCTTTGTTGGGAACTAAACTGGCACCCGCATTGTTTGCGATTGCCCTCATTGCATCCGGACAAAGTTCCACGCTCACCGGTACTCTCGCCGGACAAATTGTAATGGAAGGATATCTCCGATTACGTATTGCACCCTGGATGAGAAGATTGTTGACCCGTTTGATTGCTATTATTCCGGCACTGATCACCATTGTATATTTTGGAGAACAGGCAACGGGAAAGTTACTTATACTATCACAGGTAATTTTAAGTCTGCAGCTTGGTTTTGCCGTAATTCCTTTGATACATTTTGTGAGTGAAAAAAGTAAAATGAAAGAATTTGTAATTCCAATCTATGTTCAGATCGCCGCCTGGATTTCCGCCATTATTATTGTTGGTTTAAATGCTCGACTGGTTTACAGCCAGGTTCAGGATTGGTTGGAAAGCAGCAGCAACCCGGTAATTATTTGGATCACCGTTGTTCCAATAATACTTATGGCTGCTTTACTTTTGTTGTACATCACCTTCAGGCCATTGTTTAAGAAGTCTCACCACGAGAAAGCAAAAGTTCCTCATCTCGAAGCAAAAGAACTCATACTTACGGAACCAAAACCCTACAAGAGAATTGCTATTGCAGTGGATTTTTCAAAAATGGATCAGTTAAATATCACCAACGCAATCAGTCAGGGAGGAAAACGAGCACATTATTTACTCATACACATTGTCGAATCTGCGGGAGCGTTGATGATGAAACAGGAAATTCAGGATTTTGAATTCCGGTCTGATCAGAAGAATATGGAAAAATATGTCGACGATTTAAAATCAAAAGGATATGATGTTGAATTAAAGATTGGTTACGGAAATCCTAAAAAAGCTATCCCGGATCTCGTGAATCAATACAATGCGGATCTCCTGGTAATTGGTGCTCATGGTCACCGTGGATTCAAGGATATGATCCTGGGAACGACAGTTGATTCTGTGCGACACCGCATTCATGTTCCTGTCTTAATTGTACGGGAAGAAATCCCGAACAATTGA